The Nitrospirota bacterium genome includes a region encoding these proteins:
- a CDS encoding DsbA family protein: MKKLTLVLIFIFVSTMAFATENKGIQLEGAAESYNIIPDKMSSHEKGKVRMMIFFDFFCPHCHQFDSVVVPLLQREYGDKLKITSMGYPIIYEDSVIPIEAYELAKAAGKGEEMKRGIFDAIYYQRKDGASHDVLVSIAKSIGLNAEKFQKDLEAGVKKKAVLEGRELAKSYGARSTPTVILDGNIIVRDNSLANISSLINKILEGKIK; encoded by the coding sequence TTGAAAAAGTTAACTCTGGTACTTATTTTTATTTTTGTAAGCACGATGGCATTTGCAACTGAAAACAAAGGCATACAGTTAGAAGGGGCTGCGGAATCCTACAATATTATTCCTGACAAAATGAGTTCACATGAAAAGGGTAAGGTCAGGATGATGATATTTTTTGATTTCTTCTGTCCGCACTGTCACCAGTTTGATTCTGTAGTGGTGCCTCTTTTGCAGCGTGAATATGGCGATAAGCTTAAAATTACTTCTATGGGGTATCCGATAATATATGAAGACTCTGTGATCCCGATAGAGGCGTACGAGCTGGCAAAGGCTGCAGGCAAGGGAGAGGAGATGAAGAGGGGCATATTTGATGCCATTTATTACCAGAGGAAAGATGGTGCAAGTCATGATGTCCTTGTTTCCATAGCAAAGTCTATAGGACTCAATGCCGAAAAATTCCAGAAGGACCTCGAGGCGGGTGTAAAGAAAAAGGCGGTGCTCGAGGGACGTGAGCTTGCAAAGAGCTATGGGGCAAGGAGTACACCGACTGTAATACTCGATGGTAATATTATTGTAAGAGACAATTCGCTTGCCAATATCAGTTCACTTATAAACAAGATATTGGAGGGTAAGATAAAGTGA
- a CDS encoding C40 family peptidase — MRKILYIIILCVLSIHLLSIDSRAEQQYRVKKGDTLYKIATSYGVSVKQIKQANGFKGSIINPGDLIVVPVKTSVKTTTNNNSARKKEVVNKSDKAVDKVVTHKVKKGDTLYRISKIYGVTVSDVRKLNNLSGSALKIGQKLKVRETIKANDEVPVIIEEPVDQGEVAEVANEVNQEASSLEEGAKPLTDVSPADQATTSVASESNWFSRIVDTATDYLGVPYRFGGTTLKGIDCSAYVQMVYSYFSIELPRTAREQFKAGVRVSSKKELEIGDLIFFRTYAKFPSHVGIYIGGGKMIHASSRNKKVTVSSINEPYYVKRYIGAVRLPDTPYLSPTQDFTPVSSN; from the coding sequence ATGAGGAAAATACTTTACATCATAATATTGTGTGTGTTGTCAATTCATCTACTATCCATTGACAGCAGGGCTGAACAGCAATACAGGGTAAAAAAGGGTGATACCCTTTATAAGATTGCAACGAGTTATGGTGTTTCAGTAAAACAGATTAAGCAGGCAAATGGATTTAAAGGTTCTATAATAAACCCTGGTGACCTTATAGTCGTCCCGGTAAAAACATCTGTTAAGACCACAACGAATAACAATTCAGCCAGAAAGAAAGAAGTTGTTAATAAGAGTGACAAAGCTGTTGATAAAGTTGTTACTCACAAGGTTAAGAAGGGTGATACTCTTTACAGGATATCAAAGATCTATGGTGTCACTGTAAGTGATGTCAGGAAATTAAACAATCTCTCCGGCAGCGCATTAAAAATTGGCCAGAAACTGAAGGTGCGCGAGACGATTAAGGCCAATGATGAAGTGCCTGTAATAATTGAGGAACCTGTTGACCAGGGTGAAGTTGCAGAGGTTGCTAATGAGGTTAATCAGGAAGCATCCTCCCTGGAAGAGGGTGCGAAACCTTTAACTGATGTTTCCCCGGCAGACCAGGCAACCACTTCTGTAGCATCTGAATCAAATTGGTTTTCAAGAATAGTGGATACAGCTACGGATTATCTTGGAGTACCTTACAGATTTGGGGGTACGACCCTTAAAGGAATTGACTGCTCTGCATATGTCCAGATGGTATACAGCTATTTTAGTATTGAATTGCCAAGGACTGCGAGAGAGCAGTTCAAGGCAGGTGTCAGGGTATCATCCAAGAAAGAGTTGGAGATCGGAGATTTGATTTTTTTCAGGACCTACGCAAAATTTCCATCCCATGTTGGAATTTATATTGGGGGTGGGAAGATGATTCATGCATCCTCAAGGAATAAGAAAGTTACTGTATCAAGTATAAATGAACCATATTATGTAAAAAGATATATAGGAGCAGTAAGACTGCCTGATACTCCTTATTTAAGTCCCACCCAGGATTTTACCCCGGTTTCTTCCAATTAA
- a CDS encoding DUF1573 domain-containing protein, whose product MKKRLSLIIILLLFAGDISFAENGPRISFTSDHYNFGNVLQGKTVEHTFLFENKGTEDLWIKEVTTSCGCTAALVSSNTVKPGEKGEIRVSYDSQGRAGKVSRTITIVSNDPVEPVKELAIEAIVAPSMHTTFNVNESLFSDKCGACHFIPADQKKGKDLYDAVCAFCHGRTAQGLDMLREMDTDVMNERIRDGIKGTEMPAWIKEQGGPLDEGQIRSLSNYIKGVPDFLLDKR is encoded by the coding sequence GTGAAAAAACGGCTTTCCCTTATAATTATTTTGCTCTTGTTTGCAGGCGACATTTCCTTTGCAGAAAATGGGCCCCGCATTAGCTTTACCAGTGATCATTATAATTTCGGGAATGTACTCCAGGGAAAGACAGTTGAGCATACATTTTTGTTTGAGAATAAGGGAACGGAAGACCTTTGGATCAAAGAGGTTACCACATCGTGTGGATGTACAGCAGCCCTCGTAAGTTCCAATACAGTAAAGCCGGGAGAAAAGGGGGAGATCAGGGTTTCGTATGATTCACAGGGACGCGCCGGCAAGGTATCAAGGACAATAACAATCGTTTCCAATGACCCTGTCGAACCTGTTAAGGAGCTTGCGATAGAAGCAATAGTAGCGCCATCAATGCATACAACATTTAATGTTAACGAATCATTATTCTCCGATAAATGCGGTGCGTGTCATTTTATACCTGCAGATCAGAAAAAGGGTAAAGACCTGTATGATGCAGTTTGTGCGTTTTGTCATGGACGGACTGCGCAGGGGCTCGATATGTTAAGGGAAATGGATACAGATGTCATGAATGAAAGGATAAGAGATGGTATTAAGGGGACAGAGATGCCGGCATGGATTAAGGAGCAGGGCGGCCCACTCGATGAAGGGCAAATAAGGTCTTTGAGTAATTATATAAAAGGGGTGCCGGATTTTTTACTTGACAAAAGATGA
- a CDS encoding PilZ domain-containing protein, producing the protein MSSDDRRKHRRELISPHLKIVLPESNQSFGAFITNISGGGVEVYSDSKLEQGQKVDLYISFESDPKTGKDEVVAGSVKWVKLFGNRFLIGIEFKDININDHPVLSGFLEFVKK; encoded by the coding sequence ATGAGCTCAGACGACAGAAGAAAACACAGACGAGAGCTGATTTCACCTCATCTAAAGATCGTCTTACCGGAAAGCAATCAATCCTTTGGGGCATTTATTACCAACATTAGCGGAGGAGGAGTTGAAGTCTATTCTGACAGCAAGTTAGAACAGGGACAAAAAGTAGATTTGTATATATCCTTTGAGTCAGACCCAAAGACCGGAAAAGATGAAGTTGTAGCAGGCAGTGTAAAATGGGTTAAACTGTTTGGCAACCGCTTTCTGATTGGCATTGAGTTCAAAGACATAAACATAAACGACCATCCGGTTTTATCAGGATTCCTTGAGTTCGTTAAAAAGTAG
- the fbp gene encoding class 1 fructose-bisphosphatase, with translation MKLKTIERHILEQQRKYPEASGGFSGLLYDIALAAKMISKQVNMAGLVNVIGSTGDVNIQGEVVQKMDTYANELLINILTNSGKVCAIASEENENIIEIHDEFLVGKYAINMDPLDGSSNIGANVSIGTIFSIHRKISKGHKGSEEDCLQKGTKQACAGYVIYGSSTMMVYTTGTGVHGFTLDPTVGEFILSHENIQMPEPCKIYSVNEGNYNFWDSGTKKYIESLKEVDKSTNRPYTSRYIGSLVSDFHRNLIYGGIFLYPADYKKDPKKPEGKLRLLFEASPIALIAEQAGGYATTGTQRILDIKPEHLHHRVPLIAGNKNEVLRYEEFVKKG, from the coding sequence ATGAAACTTAAGACTATTGAGCGGCATATTCTTGAACAGCAGCGTAAGTATCCGGAGGCATCAGGCGGATTCTCAGGGCTGCTTTATGATATCGCATTAGCCGCAAAAATGATATCCAAACAGGTAAATATGGCCGGACTTGTCAATGTCATCGGATCTACCGGAGACGTCAATATTCAGGGTGAAGTGGTTCAAAAGATGGATACGTATGCCAATGAACTCCTGATCAATATATTGACTAACAGCGGTAAGGTCTGTGCAATAGCTTCAGAGGAGAATGAGAATATTATTGAAATACATGATGAGTTTCTGGTTGGCAAATATGCAATCAATATGGACCCTCTGGATGGTTCCTCAAATATCGGGGCCAATGTCAGCATAGGCACTATTTTCTCAATACATCGCAAGATCAGCAAGGGGCACAAGGGTTCGGAAGAGGACTGCCTCCAGAAAGGCACAAAACAGGCATGCGCCGGTTACGTGATCTATGGCTCTTCAACAATGATGGTCTATACAACAGGAACAGGTGTTCATGGGTTTACACTTGATCCGACAGTGGGAGAATTTATTCTTTCTCATGAGAATATTCAGATGCCGGAGCCATGTAAGATTTATAGTGTAAATGAAGGAAACTATAACTTCTGGGACAGTGGTACAAAAAAATATATTGAGTCTCTGAAGGAGGTGGATAAATCCACGAATCGCCCATATACCTCACGGTATATTGGTTCACTTGTCTCAGACTTCCACAGGAACCTGATATATGGCGGGATCTTCCTCTACCCTGCTGATTACAAAAAAGACCCCAAAAAACCGGAAGGAAAACTCAGGCTGCTGTTCGAGGCCTCGCCGATAGCGCTTATTGCCGAACAGGCAGGAGGTTATGCGACTACCGGGACGCAAAGGATACTGGATATTAAACCGGAGCATTTGCATCATCGGGTTCCGCTGATCGCAGGAAACAAGAATGAGGTGCTAAGGTATGAAGAATTCGTAAAGAAAGGTTAA
- a CDS encoding aminopeptidase P family protein, with the protein MKIQEATLFISSSETDSNLYYATRFLAPDPFIYLEAGDEKVVLMSDLELDRARSQARVTTVLSYSAYEEAVKKSSGTENPTVVDVVSEFLRERQIKRVVVPSYFGISNALLLQEKGYDIDVRQDPFFEQRVIKREDEVKHIEESLRLTESAVKKAIEYLRQAEIRDGFLYSGNRKVTSEDVRKLIDLYLMENSMIAQHTIVACGEDSSFPHNEGSGALRANVPVIIDVFPRSVKSRYYADITRTVVRGVASEEIKKMFDAVSAAQEIAFAMIRNEVNGRDVHEAILGHFKNCGFESGLIDGRMQGFFHGTGHGVGLDIHEAPRISRKTDILRTGHVVTVEPGLYYRGLGGVRLEDMVVVQADGVVNLTRSPRILEI; encoded by the coding sequence ATGAAAATACAAGAGGCAACTTTATTTATCTCGTCCAGCGAGACCGATTCAAACCTTTATTATGCCACGCGATTTCTTGCGCCTGACCCCTTTATTTATCTTGAGGCAGGCGATGAAAAGGTAGTTCTTATGAGTGACCTTGAATTGGACAGGGCAAGGTCGCAGGCCCGGGTAACAACGGTACTGTCATATTCAGCATATGAAGAAGCGGTAAAGAAAAGTTCAGGGACAGAAAATCCGACGGTGGTGGATGTTGTAAGTGAATTTTTGCGGGAGAGGCAAATAAAGCGGGTTGTCGTTCCCTCATATTTTGGGATTAGTAATGCCCTTCTTCTTCAGGAAAAGGGATATGACATTGATGTAAGGCAGGACCCCTTTTTTGAGCAAAGGGTTATTAAACGTGAGGATGAGGTAAAGCATATAGAGGAGTCCCTTCGCCTTACAGAGAGTGCAGTAAAAAAGGCGATAGAATATCTGAGACAGGCAGAGATCAGGGATGGTTTTCTCTATTCCGGAAACAGGAAAGTTACCTCTGAAGATGTCAGGAAATTGATTGACCTTTACCTGATGGAAAACTCTATGATTGCACAACATACGATTGTGGCATGCGGCGAGGATTCCTCATTTCCGCACAATGAAGGGAGCGGGGCGCTCAGGGCTAATGTTCCGGTAATTATAGATGTCTTCCCCCGGTCTGTAAAAAGCCGCTATTATGCCGATATAACACGTACGGTTGTAAGAGGGGTTGCATCTGAGGAAATAAAGAAGATGTTTGATGCTGTTTCGGCTGCGCAGGAAATAGCGTTTGCAATGATTAGGAATGAGGTAAATGGCAGGGACGTCCATGAAGCAATCCTCGGGCATTTCAAAAATTGCGGGTTTGAGAGCGGTCTGATTGATGGCAGGATGCAGGGTTTTTTTCACGGAACCGGTCATGGCGTAGGGCTGGATATTCACGAAGCGCCAAGGATTAGCAGGAAAACAGATATACTGCGTACCGGTCACGTGGTTACTGTAGAGCCAGGACTATATTACAGGGGGCTTGGCGGAGTCAGACTGGAAGATATGGTTGTTGTACAGGCCGATGGTGTAGTTAATCTTACAAGATCCCCCAGGATCCTGGAAATCTGA
- the lon gene encoding endopeptidase La — protein sequence MLLPLFVGREMSIKAIEAALASNRLIYLVAQKVLEVENPTPQDIYKVGTVGLITRMLKLPDGRIKILVQGIAKAKTVKYIQTEPYYNVEIDKLQEPKNVQVTLEVEALMRNVKEQLEKMVTLGKVLLPDIMVIIENIEDPGRLSDIITSNLGLKVEMAQEVLEINHPVQRLKKVSEILTKELDVLMMQQKIQAEAKGEIDKTQREYYLREQLKAIQKELGDMDERQEEVNEFRKRIDEAKMPEKVLKEVEKQLKRLEKMHPDSAEASTVRTYLEWMVEIPWSKGTTDNLDIKAASKVLNEDHYDLEKVKERILEYLSVRKLKEKMKGPILCFCGPPGVGKTSLGKSIARALGREFVRVSLGGIRDEAEIRGHRRTYVGALPGRIIQGIKQAGTNNPVFMMDEIDKVGMDFRGDPSAALLEVLDPEQNNAFSDHYLGVPFDLSNVMFITTANLIDPILPPLKDRMEIINLSGYTEEEKLGIARNYLIPRQLEEHGIKEDDALISVETLKRIIGEYTREAGVRNLEREIANVFRKVAKQIAEGKVKTYRITPNNLHKYLGAPRHLPETEQEKDTVGVSTGLAWTETGGDIIYIEATIMKGKGTLTLTGQLGDVMKESAQAALSYIRSRSQHLGINVNMFNRHDIHIHVPAGAIPKDGPSAGITMATAIASIFMNKAVNHKVAMTGEVTLQGRVLPIGGLKEKILAAKRAGIREVILPKKNEKDLDEIPKNIRRDMQFHLADKMDDVLPVALKGLKPAAGQKQNAKKKRSAPPAQGVSRKTSKKASKKPSKKATKR from the coding sequence ATGCTGCTTCCCCTTTTTGTGGGCCGTGAAATGTCTATAAAGGCGATTGAGGCAGCCCTTGCATCAAACCGCCTTATATACCTTGTGGCACAAAAGGTTCTGGAAGTGGAAAATCCTACACCTCAGGATATTTACAAGGTTGGCACTGTTGGCCTGATAACGAGGATGCTCAAGCTGCCGGATGGCAGGATCAAGATCCTTGTTCAGGGGATTGCAAAGGCAAAGACAGTCAAGTACATCCAGACAGAGCCTTACTACAATGTTGAGATAGACAAGCTGCAGGAGCCAAAGAATGTGCAGGTGACGCTCGAAGTTGAGGCGCTTATGCGAAATGTCAAGGAGCAGCTTGAAAAGATGGTTACACTCGGTAAAGTGCTCCTCCCTGACATTATGGTGATTATTGAGAATATTGAGGATCCTGGACGCCTGTCTGACATTATTACCTCCAACCTTGGTCTAAAAGTCGAAATGGCGCAGGAGGTACTGGAGATTAATCACCCTGTGCAGAGATTAAAGAAGGTCAGTGAGATCCTTACCAAAGAGCTTGATGTGCTCATGATGCAGCAGAAGATACAGGCTGAGGCAAAGGGGGAGATTGACAAGACTCAGCGTGAGTATTACTTAAGGGAGCAGCTAAAGGCCATACAGAAAGAACTCGGAGACATGGATGAAAGGCAGGAAGAGGTTAATGAGTTCAGGAAAAGGATAGATGAGGCAAAGATGCCTGAGAAGGTGCTGAAGGAGGTGGAAAAGCAGTTAAAACGGCTTGAGAAGATGCACCCTGACAGCGCTGAGGCGTCAACAGTGCGTACTTATCTCGAGTGGATGGTTGAAATTCCCTGGAGCAAGGGAACAACTGATAATCTTGATATTAAGGCAGCTTCAAAGGTGCTGAATGAAGACCACTATGACCTTGAAAAGGTTAAGGAACGCATCCTTGAGTATCTCAGTGTCAGAAAGCTTAAAGAAAAGATGAAAGGGCCGATTCTCTGTTTCTGCGGTCCTCCGGGTGTTGGAAAGACCTCTCTTGGAAAGTCTATTGCCAGGGCGCTTGGAAGGGAGTTTGTAAGGGTATCCCTTGGCGGCATAAGGGATGAGGCAGAGATCAGGGGGCACCGCAGGACATATGTAGGTGCGCTCCCGGGAAGGATAATCCAGGGTATAAAACAGGCTGGGACAAACAACCCGGTGTTTATGATGGATGAGATAGACAAGGTGGGTATGGATTTCAGAGGCGACCCGTCTGCAGCCCTGCTTGAGGTGCTTGATCCGGAACAGAATAATGCATTCAGTGACCACTACCTTGGGGTTCCTTTTGATCTGTCCAATGTAATGTTTATTACAACGGCCAATCTGATTGATCCGATACTGCCGCCTCTTAAAGACAGGATGGAGATCATTAACCTTTCAGGTTATACGGAAGAGGAAAAGCTCGGGATTGCAAGGAACTATCTTATCCCGCGTCAGCTTGAAGAGCATGGGATCAAAGAAGATGATGCACTTATCTCAGTTGAAACACTTAAGCGCATTATCGGAGAATATACAAGGGAGGCAGGGGTAAGGAACCTTGAACGTGAGATTGCCAATGTTTTTCGTAAGGTCGCAAAGCAGATTGCAGAAGGCAAGGTAAAGACATACAGGATTACCCCCAATAACCTCCATAAATATCTCGGGGCGCCCCGGCATTTGCCGGAGACAGAGCAGGAAAAGGATACAGTAGGTGTTTCTACAGGTCTTGCCTGGACTGAGACCGGAGGGGACATAATTTACATTGAAGCTACAATTATGAAGGGGAAAGGGACGCTTACGCTGACCGGTCAGCTTGGTGATGTGATGAAGGAGTCTGCACAGGCAGCCCTGAGCTATATCAGATCGCGGTCACAGCATCTTGGCATTAATGTGAATATGTTCAACAGGCATGACATACATATTCATGTGCCGGCCGGGGCTATTCCAAAAGACGGGCCTTCTGCAGGCATTACAATGGCAACGGCAATAGCCTCTATCTTTATGAATAAGGCGGTAAATCACAAGGTAGCGATGACAGGTGAGGTTACCCTGCAGGGAAGGGTGCTGCCGATAGGCGGACTAAAAGAGAAGATCCTTGCAGCAAAGAGGGCAGGTATAAGAGAAGTCATATTGCCAAAAAAGAATGAAAAGGATCTTGATGAGATCCCCAAAAATATACGCAGGGATATGCAGTTTCATTTAGCGGATAAGATGGATGATGTACTGCCTGTCGCGCTGAAGGGGTTGAAGCCCGCGGCCGGACAAAAGCAGAATGCAAAGAAAAAAAGGTCTGCACCACCTGCACAGGGTGTTTCCCGGAAGACATCAAAAAAGGCATCAAAAAAACCGTCCAAGAAAGCAACTAAGCGTTAA
- the ade gene encoding adenine deaminase: MVHTSFDSSMSGLQRRIEVARGIRPADLLIRGGRVVNVLTGEIYRANIAISDNVIAGVGDYYSDGTDILEAGDQYLLPGFIDAHVHVESSMLSVPEYARAVLPRGTTSVICDPHEIANVSGLEGIKYLIRSGVTVPLNLFVMASSCVPATQFETSGAVLSPNDIEEMLQWEGVIGLAEVMNVPDVLSGSDMSLRKLLCAQRRGYPVDGHSPFLTGKDLNAYIGAGVRSDHEVTSREEAIEKLRLGMYLMIREGSVARNMEDLLPVVNTSTYRRCMFVTDDAHPGDLLKRGHMDHILRKAVSLGMDPVMAISMVTINPARVFLRNDLGAIMPGYRADIVAVNSIRDFSVRDVVKEGKIVVRDCKVVCSIENIEDDSMKDIIKIKDLSPERFKVKITGRKIRVIELIRRQIYTRHIIEEVEAGEDREIKADPSRDMLKIAVVERHHATGNIGIGFVRGFGLREGAIASSVSHDSHNVIVVGTNDLDMYEAVKEIIRLGGGHVITSGGEVMGSLPLPIAGLLSDKPLEDVVQEEERLLAIARSLGVKPLSPFIKLSFLALSVIPELKITDKGLVDVKKFGIVGIEP; this comes from the coding sequence ATGGTACACACATCCTTTGACAGCAGCATGTCCGGACTTCAGCGAAGGATTGAAGTTGCGAGAGGTATAAGACCGGCGGACCTCCTCATTCGGGGAGGCAGGGTAGTGAATGTCCTGACAGGTGAAATATACAGGGCAAACATAGCAATATCTGATAATGTAATTGCCGGAGTAGGTGATTATTACTCTGATGGCACAGATATCCTTGAAGCAGGGGATCAGTATCTCCTGCCTGGTTTTATCGATGCCCACGTACACGTTGAGAGTTCAATGCTCTCAGTCCCTGAGTATGCAAGGGCTGTACTTCCCCGCGGTACGACCTCTGTAATTTGTGATCCGCATGAAATAGCCAATGTGTCCGGTCTTGAGGGTATCAAGTACTTAATCAGGTCAGGCGTCACAGTTCCCCTGAATCTCTTTGTGATGGCATCATCCTGTGTCCCTGCCACACAGTTTGAGACATCGGGTGCTGTTCTCTCTCCCAATGACATAGAGGAGATGCTTCAGTGGGAAGGAGTGATTGGACTTGCAGAGGTAATGAACGTCCCTGATGTACTCAGTGGCAGCGACATGTCTCTTCGGAAATTATTATGCGCACAGAGAAGGGGTTATCCTGTTGACGGGCATTCCCCTTTCCTGACAGGAAAGGACCTGAATGCTTATATCGGGGCTGGTGTGCGGAGTGATCATGAGGTGACATCGAGGGAGGAGGCAATAGAGAAACTCAGACTTGGCATGTATCTTATGATCCGTGAGGGGTCTGTTGCAAGGAACATGGAGGACCTGCTTCCTGTTGTCAACACATCTACTTACAGGAGGTGCATGTTTGTCACTGATGATGCCCATCCGGGGGATCTCCTTAAAAGGGGCCATATGGATCACATACTCAGAAAGGCGGTCAGCCTGGGTATGGACCCTGTAATGGCGATCAGCATGGTAACGATAAATCCTGCGAGGGTATTTTTAAGAAATGACCTGGGCGCCATCATGCCTGGATACCGTGCAGATATTGTTGCTGTGAACAGCATAAGAGACTTCAGTGTCAGGGATGTTGTTAAAGAAGGTAAGATTGTTGTCAGGGACTGTAAGGTGGTATGCAGTATTGAAAATATTGAAGATGATTCAATGAAAGACATTATTAAGATCAAAGACCTTTCACCTGAAAGGTTTAAGGTAAAAATAACAGGAAGAAAGATAAGAGTTATTGAGCTCATTCGGAGGCAGATATATACGCGTCATATTATTGAAGAGGTAGAAGCTGGAGAGGACAGGGAAATTAAGGCGGACCCGTCGCGGGATATGCTGAAGATAGCAGTTGTTGAGAGGCACCACGCCACAGGAAATATCGGGATAGGGTTTGTCCGTGGATTCGGACTCAGGGAAGGGGCGATAGCCTCATCTGTTTCACATGATTCTCACAATGTGATTGTTGTAGGTACCAATGACCTGGATATGTATGAAGCGGTGAAGGAAATTATCAGGCTGGGAGGAGGTCACGTGATAACATCCGGAGGTGAGGTAATGGGGAGTCTGCCGCTTCCAATAGCCGGCCTGTTATCGGATAAGCCCCTTGAAGATGTCGTGCAGGAAGAAGAGAGGCTGCTTGCCATTGCGCGGAGTCTTGGAGTAAAACCTCTTTCACCATTTATCAAGCTTTCTTTCCTTGCCCTTTCTGTTATACCGGAACTGAAGATTACAGACAAGGGTCTGGTTGATGTTAAAAAGTTCGGAATTGTTGGAATTGAACCCTGA
- the thiL gene encoding thiamine-phosphate kinase, whose translation MYIEQLGEAGLIRRIRQKIPVNDPSIAVGIGDDAAIINPSKRALLFSTDTIKEGIHFSRKYFSFYDIGWKSVAVSISDIAAMGGLPKYLLLSIAVPEKTPVKDIDELLDGIADISSEYKVSVVGGNLSGSKSGITIDTTIVGEVSGGRSLLRSGAGIGDMIYVTGFPGMSAIGFSILKSGKKGTELNSVPKRVGGSRAFITSHLRPVPRVSAGLFFSKSKSVTAAIDISDGLLADLGHICQQSNAGARIFSNLIPVPHVPRIIGKSLAREPLFYALYGGEDYELMFTVRHDYIAKFETSCRQMEIGCTMIGEIVPAAEGIRMVNEHGEELPVENYGYDHFKSGRRRLC comes from the coding sequence ATGTACATAGAGCAACTTGGTGAAGCAGGACTTATACGGCGAATCAGGCAGAAAATACCGGTTAATGACCCCTCGATAGCCGTTGGGATTGGTGATGATGCGGCAATTATCAATCCCTCAAAAAGGGCTTTGCTTTTTTCCACAGATACTATCAAAGAGGGTATCCATTTTTCAAGGAAGTATTTCTCATTTTATGATATAGGATGGAAGTCTGTTGCAGTTTCAATTAGTGATATTGCGGCAATGGGAGGTCTGCCTAAATATCTCTTGCTTTCAATAGCGGTTCCGGAAAAGACGCCTGTAAAAGATATTGATGAATTGCTGGACGGGATTGCTGATATTTCATCAGAATATAAGGTGTCCGTCGTGGGGGGTAATCTGTCCGGGTCGAAGAGTGGAATAACAATAGACACTACAATCGTGGGAGAGGTTTCCGGGGGAAGGTCTTTGCTCAGATCAGGGGCAGGTATTGGTGATATGATTTATGTTACTGGTTTTCCAGGGATGTCTGCGATAGGGTTTTCAATTTTAAAATCAGGGAAAAAGGGGACAGAATTGAATTCTGTCCCCAAGCGTGTTGGTGGCAGCAGGGCGTTTATTACCTCTCACCTGCGCCCTGTTCCAAGGGTATCAGCTGGACTTTTCTTCAGCAAAAGCAAATCAGTTACCGCAGCAATAGATATCAGTGACGGACTGCTGGCTGACCTTGGACATATCTGTCAGCAAAGCAATGCAGGTGCGCGTATTTTCAGTAATCTGATTCCAGTACCTCATGTGCCTCGCATTATTGGAAAAAGTCTTGCAAGGGAGCCTTTATTTTATGCATTATACGGGGGGGAGGACTACGAACTGATGTTTACTGTCCGGCATGATTACATTGCAAAATTTGAAACCTCATGCCGGCAAATGGAAATAGGATGTACTATGATAGGGGAAATAGTGCCGGCAGCGGAGGGGATAAGGATGGTTAACGAACATGGTGAGGAGTTGCCTGTTGAGAATTATGGTTATGACCATTTTAAATCCGGAAGGAGAAGATTATGTTGA